The following proteins come from a genomic window of Musa acuminata AAA Group cultivar baxijiao chromosome BXJ1-7, Cavendish_Baxijiao_AAA, whole genome shotgun sequence:
- the LOC135678675 gene encoding alpha-1,3-arabinosyltransferase XAT3-like isoform X3 encodes MKSSTDSSGHVKPRRLSCAALCGCLLMTVVLVCLIRSTSNSVSTLSLRLFIETNVSFPEAVEESNAERQASRPFSFEEAEVSDVSIEDELLESGKQTVVLPQPWKGKQEGSDSNAAADAVAILHSSRMEQQNESATGDRTVVLQLQYEGKQHENVPNTDSPIDASRVVCDFTNDRSDTCWMDGDIRVLGRSSTIMLASPPTDRTPTENTTWKIKPYTRKWESTMEFIKELTVTTAADPQQSPLCTVNHSVPAVFFSTGGFVGNYFHDFTDVIVPLFMTVRRFDGEVQFVVTDLNNQFFDKYQPILRRLSHYPAIDMDTDDRVHCFPHAQVGLMSHKELGIDASRSPNWISMNDFREFLRTCFSLERRYSTGIDQQARIKPRLLLILRKGPRSFVNEREVIGMVEGLGFELITAGPEDAKNLSSFAQTVNSVDVLIGVHGAGLTNMVFLPTNATLIQIVPCCNLKVGCRYIFADPAPDMGIRYVDYVIADEESSLIEQYPRDHAVFRDPLSILNKQGFYPFWDIFLNQQKVKIDVRRFRSVLSEVLHSHVKY; translated from the exons ATGAAGTCCAGCACCGATAGCTCCGGCCATGTCAAACCGAGGAGGCTCAGCTGCGCTGCCCTCTGCGGATGCCTTCTCATGACCGTGGTCCTTGTATGCCTCATCAGATCCACTTCCAACAGCGTCAGCACAT TAAGTTTACGACTGTTCATCGAAACCAATGTGTCTTTCCCTGAAGCTGTGGAGGAATCCAACGCAGAACGACAAG CAAGTCGACCTTTTTCATTCGAGGAAGCAGAAGTAAGCGATGTGTCCATCGAAGATGAGTTGCTTGAATCAG GTAAACAAACAGTGGTACTCCCACAGCCGTGGAAGGGAAAACAAGAAGGAAGTGACTCAAATGCAG CTGCAGATGCGGTAGCAATTTTGCATTCTTCACGGATGGAACAACAGAATGAATCAGCAACAG GCGATCGAACCGTGGTACTGCAACTTCAGTACGAAGGAAAGCAACATGAAAACGTGCCAAACACAG ATAGTCCGATCGACGCAAGCAGAGTGGTGTGTGACTTCACGAATGACCGATCCGATACGTGTTGGATGGATGGTGATATCAGAGTTCTTGGCAGGTCATCCACCATCATGTTAGCTTCGCCACCGACCGATCGAACTCCAACGGAGAACACGACATGGAAGATCAAACCATACACGAGGAAGTGGGAATCAACGATGGAGTTTATCAAGGAGCTCACCGTGACGACAGCAGCTGATCCCCAGCAATCCCCTCTCTGCACGGTAAACCACAGCGTCCCTGCCGTATTCTTCTCCACCGGAGGATTCGTCGGCAACTACTTCCACGACTTCACCGACGTGATCGTTCCCCTCTTCATGACCGTCCGGCGATTCGACGGCGAGGTCCAGTTCGTCGTCACCGACCTCAACAACCAGTTCTTCGACAAGTATCAGCCGATCTTGAGGCGCCTGTCGCATTACCCAGCCATCGACATGGACACAGACGATCGAGTGCATTGCTTTCCCCATGCGCAAGTGGGTCTGATGAGCCACAAGGAGCTGGGCATCGATGCCTCCAGGTCTCCAAACTGGATCTCCATGAACGACTTCAGAGAATTCCTGAGGACGTGTTTCTCACTGGAGAGAAGATACAGCACGGGAATCGACCAGCAGGCGAGGATCAAACCGAGGTTACTGCTTATTCTCCGGAAAGGGCCACGGTCCTTCGTCAACGAAAGGGAAGTGATAGGAATGGTGGAAGGACTTGGCTTCGAGTTGATCACAGCTGGGCCCGAGGACGCGAAGAACCTTTCCAGCTTTGCACAGACCGTGAACTCCGTGGATGTGCTGATAGGGGTTCATGGCGCCGGGCTCACCAACATGGTCTTCCTTCCCACTAACGCCACACTGATCCAAATAGTTCCTTGCTGTAATTTGAAGGTGGGATGCAGGTACATCTTCGCTGATCCAGCCCCAGACATGGGAATAAGGTATGTGGACTACGTGATCGCAGACGAGGAGAGCTCCCTGATCGAACAGTACCCAAGAGATCATGCAGTTTTCAGAGACCCTCTCTCCATTCTGAACAAACAAGGGTTCTATCCTTTCTGGGATATATTTTTGAACCAGCAGAAGGTAAAGATCGATGTGCGTAGGTTTAGGAGTGTGCTATCGGAAGTTCTTCACTCTCACGTCAAATATTAA
- the LOC135678675 gene encoding alpha-1,3-arabinosyltransferase XAT3-like isoform X2, which produces MKSSTDSSGHVKPRRLSCAALCGCLLMTVVLVCLIRSTSNSVSTLSLRLFIETNVSFPEAVEESNAERQVGTASRPFSFEEAEVSDVSIEDELLESGKQTVVLPQPWKGKQEGSDSNADAVAILHSSRMEQQNESATGDRTVVLQLQYEGKQHENVPNTDSPIDASRVVCDFTNDRSDTCWMDGDIRVLGRSSTIMLASPPTDRTPTENTTWKIKPYTRKWESTMEFIKELTVTTAADPQQSPLCTVNHSVPAVFFSTGGFVGNYFHDFTDVIVPLFMTVRRFDGEVQFVVTDLNNQFFDKYQPILRRLSHYPAIDMDTDDRVHCFPHAQVGLMSHKELGIDASRSPNWISMNDFREFLRTCFSLERRYSTGIDQQARIKPRLLLILRKGPRSFVNEREVIGMVEGLGFELITAGPEDAKNLSSFAQTVNSVDVLIGVHGAGLTNMVFLPTNATLIQIVPCCNLKVGCRYIFADPAPDMGIRYVDYVIADEESSLIEQYPRDHAVFRDPLSILNKQGFYPFWDIFLNQQKVKIDVRRFRSVLSEVLHSHVKY; this is translated from the exons ATGAAGTCCAGCACCGATAGCTCCGGCCATGTCAAACCGAGGAGGCTCAGCTGCGCTGCCCTCTGCGGATGCCTTCTCATGACCGTGGTCCTTGTATGCCTCATCAGATCCACTTCCAACAGCGTCAGCACAT TAAGTTTACGACTGTTCATCGAAACCAATGTGTCTTTCCCTGAAGCTGTGGAGGAATCCAACGCAGAACGACAAG TTGGAACAGCAAGTCGACCTTTTTCATTCGAGGAAGCAGAAGTAAGCGATGTGTCCATCGAAGATGAGTTGCTTGAATCAG GTAAACAAACAGTGGTACTCCCACAGCCGTGGAAGGGAAAACAAGAAGGAAGTGACTCAAATGCAG ATGCGGTAGCAATTTTGCATTCTTCACGGATGGAACAACAGAATGAATCAGCAACAG GCGATCGAACCGTGGTACTGCAACTTCAGTACGAAGGAAAGCAACATGAAAACGTGCCAAACACAG ATAGTCCGATCGACGCAAGCAGAGTGGTGTGTGACTTCACGAATGACCGATCCGATACGTGTTGGATGGATGGTGATATCAGAGTTCTTGGCAGGTCATCCACCATCATGTTAGCTTCGCCACCGACCGATCGAACTCCAACGGAGAACACGACATGGAAGATCAAACCATACACGAGGAAGTGGGAATCAACGATGGAGTTTATCAAGGAGCTCACCGTGACGACAGCAGCTGATCCCCAGCAATCCCCTCTCTGCACGGTAAACCACAGCGTCCCTGCCGTATTCTTCTCCACCGGAGGATTCGTCGGCAACTACTTCCACGACTTCACCGACGTGATCGTTCCCCTCTTCATGACCGTCCGGCGATTCGACGGCGAGGTCCAGTTCGTCGTCACCGACCTCAACAACCAGTTCTTCGACAAGTATCAGCCGATCTTGAGGCGCCTGTCGCATTACCCAGCCATCGACATGGACACAGACGATCGAGTGCATTGCTTTCCCCATGCGCAAGTGGGTCTGATGAGCCACAAGGAGCTGGGCATCGATGCCTCCAGGTCTCCAAACTGGATCTCCATGAACGACTTCAGAGAATTCCTGAGGACGTGTTTCTCACTGGAGAGAAGATACAGCACGGGAATCGACCAGCAGGCGAGGATCAAACCGAGGTTACTGCTTATTCTCCGGAAAGGGCCACGGTCCTTCGTCAACGAAAGGGAAGTGATAGGAATGGTGGAAGGACTTGGCTTCGAGTTGATCACAGCTGGGCCCGAGGACGCGAAGAACCTTTCCAGCTTTGCACAGACCGTGAACTCCGTGGATGTGCTGATAGGGGTTCATGGCGCCGGGCTCACCAACATGGTCTTCCTTCCCACTAACGCCACACTGATCCAAATAGTTCCTTGCTGTAATTTGAAGGTGGGATGCAGGTACATCTTCGCTGATCCAGCCCCAGACATGGGAATAAGGTATGTGGACTACGTGATCGCAGACGAGGAGAGCTCCCTGATCGAACAGTACCCAAGAGATCATGCAGTTTTCAGAGACCCTCTCTCCATTCTGAACAAACAAGGGTTCTATCCTTTCTGGGATATATTTTTGAACCAGCAGAAGGTAAAGATCGATGTGCGTAGGTTTAGGAGTGTGCTATCGGAAGTTCTTCACTCTCACGTCAAATATTAA
- the LOC135678675 gene encoding alpha-1,3-arabinosyltransferase XAT3-like isoform X1 codes for MKSSTDSSGHVKPRRLSCAALCGCLLMTVVLVCLIRSTSNSVSTLSLRLFIETNVSFPEAVEESNAERQVGTASRPFSFEEAEVSDVSIEDELLESGKQTVVLPQPWKGKQEGSDSNAAADAVAILHSSRMEQQNESATGDRTVVLQLQYEGKQHENVPNTDSPIDASRVVCDFTNDRSDTCWMDGDIRVLGRSSTIMLASPPTDRTPTENTTWKIKPYTRKWESTMEFIKELTVTTAADPQQSPLCTVNHSVPAVFFSTGGFVGNYFHDFTDVIVPLFMTVRRFDGEVQFVVTDLNNQFFDKYQPILRRLSHYPAIDMDTDDRVHCFPHAQVGLMSHKELGIDASRSPNWISMNDFREFLRTCFSLERRYSTGIDQQARIKPRLLLILRKGPRSFVNEREVIGMVEGLGFELITAGPEDAKNLSSFAQTVNSVDVLIGVHGAGLTNMVFLPTNATLIQIVPCCNLKVGCRYIFADPAPDMGIRYVDYVIADEESSLIEQYPRDHAVFRDPLSILNKQGFYPFWDIFLNQQKVKIDVRRFRSVLSEVLHSHVKY; via the exons ATGAAGTCCAGCACCGATAGCTCCGGCCATGTCAAACCGAGGAGGCTCAGCTGCGCTGCCCTCTGCGGATGCCTTCTCATGACCGTGGTCCTTGTATGCCTCATCAGATCCACTTCCAACAGCGTCAGCACAT TAAGTTTACGACTGTTCATCGAAACCAATGTGTCTTTCCCTGAAGCTGTGGAGGAATCCAACGCAGAACGACAAG TTGGAACAGCAAGTCGACCTTTTTCATTCGAGGAAGCAGAAGTAAGCGATGTGTCCATCGAAGATGAGTTGCTTGAATCAG GTAAACAAACAGTGGTACTCCCACAGCCGTGGAAGGGAAAACAAGAAGGAAGTGACTCAAATGCAG CTGCAGATGCGGTAGCAATTTTGCATTCTTCACGGATGGAACAACAGAATGAATCAGCAACAG GCGATCGAACCGTGGTACTGCAACTTCAGTACGAAGGAAAGCAACATGAAAACGTGCCAAACACAG ATAGTCCGATCGACGCAAGCAGAGTGGTGTGTGACTTCACGAATGACCGATCCGATACGTGTTGGATGGATGGTGATATCAGAGTTCTTGGCAGGTCATCCACCATCATGTTAGCTTCGCCACCGACCGATCGAACTCCAACGGAGAACACGACATGGAAGATCAAACCATACACGAGGAAGTGGGAATCAACGATGGAGTTTATCAAGGAGCTCACCGTGACGACAGCAGCTGATCCCCAGCAATCCCCTCTCTGCACGGTAAACCACAGCGTCCCTGCCGTATTCTTCTCCACCGGAGGATTCGTCGGCAACTACTTCCACGACTTCACCGACGTGATCGTTCCCCTCTTCATGACCGTCCGGCGATTCGACGGCGAGGTCCAGTTCGTCGTCACCGACCTCAACAACCAGTTCTTCGACAAGTATCAGCCGATCTTGAGGCGCCTGTCGCATTACCCAGCCATCGACATGGACACAGACGATCGAGTGCATTGCTTTCCCCATGCGCAAGTGGGTCTGATGAGCCACAAGGAGCTGGGCATCGATGCCTCCAGGTCTCCAAACTGGATCTCCATGAACGACTTCAGAGAATTCCTGAGGACGTGTTTCTCACTGGAGAGAAGATACAGCACGGGAATCGACCAGCAGGCGAGGATCAAACCGAGGTTACTGCTTATTCTCCGGAAAGGGCCACGGTCCTTCGTCAACGAAAGGGAAGTGATAGGAATGGTGGAAGGACTTGGCTTCGAGTTGATCACAGCTGGGCCCGAGGACGCGAAGAACCTTTCCAGCTTTGCACAGACCGTGAACTCCGTGGATGTGCTGATAGGGGTTCATGGCGCCGGGCTCACCAACATGGTCTTCCTTCCCACTAACGCCACACTGATCCAAATAGTTCCTTGCTGTAATTTGAAGGTGGGATGCAGGTACATCTTCGCTGATCCAGCCCCAGACATGGGAATAAGGTATGTGGACTACGTGATCGCAGACGAGGAGAGCTCCCTGATCGAACAGTACCCAAGAGATCATGCAGTTTTCAGAGACCCTCTCTCCATTCTGAACAAACAAGGGTTCTATCCTTTCTGGGATATATTTTTGAACCAGCAGAAGGTAAAGATCGATGTGCGTAGGTTTAGGAGTGTGCTATCGGAAGTTCTTCACTCTCACGTCAAATATTAA